The Mesobacillus jeotgali genome window below encodes:
- a CDS encoding VOC family protein, translating into MHSNPIQKVGQIGIPVKNIERATAFYQEKLGLPLLFNTDTMAFFDCEGVRLMLTLPENEQFAHPSSVIYLQVADIKAKYEDLISSGVKFIGEPHVVAKIGDTETWMVFFKDTEENTHAFMSEVSA; encoded by the coding sequence ATGCACTCAAATCCAATCCAAAAAGTTGGCCAAATAGGAATACCCGTCAAAAACATTGAAAGGGCGACTGCCTTTTATCAGGAAAAATTAGGACTGCCGTTATTATTCAATACAGATACAATGGCTTTTTTCGACTGTGAAGGTGTCCGTCTCATGTTAACCCTTCCGGAAAACGAGCAATTTGCCCATCCTAGTTCAGTCATCTATTTGCAGGTAGCAGATATCAAGGCGAAATATGAAGACCTGATTTCAAGCGGGGTTAAGTTCATCGGGGAGCCTCATGTTGTCGCCAAAATCGGCGATACAGAAACATGGATGGTGTTCTTCAAGGATACAGAGGAAAACACTCATGCATTTATGAGCGAGGTTTCTGCTTAA
- a CDS encoding DUF4179 domain-containing protein, which produces MEKKIFLESVDQIEVPREDVVNAIKAGVRKGSRMKPKRRPLFKTAAVSAAAAILLITSGFLFPSMAGVMAEIPFLAKLYEHDKVAGNLSSQELITELNEKATFGGIDVTVTDAYYDGAMIGVTFDIKGEIKGDEDEIYAFYEIFDRDSNIEETMELVKLVPDEDGYKGHVQLSYPRAELPAETALPFNIIGIGEISDSWKDEQGKWNFDVPISQLPFETISLDQATELGQHKIAFEKLIKGTSSTAIEYTLSYPEGSQRVRFDLSDGNGEQLIGGTSDAKLEKKIENGTVTEKRRITIPFMPSSEFIEVRPELDSGDEWKAVKIDL; this is translated from the coding sequence ATGGAAAAGAAAATATTTCTTGAATCGGTCGACCAGATTGAAGTTCCAAGAGAAGATGTAGTTAATGCGATAAAGGCTGGTGTAAGGAAGGGAAGCAGGATGAAGCCCAAACGAAGACCGCTTTTTAAAACTGCGGCAGTTTCAGCAGCTGCAGCAATTCTTTTAATAACATCAGGATTTTTGTTCCCTTCAATGGCGGGCGTCATGGCTGAGATTCCTTTCCTGGCAAAGCTTTATGAACATGACAAGGTTGCGGGTAATCTGTCCTCGCAAGAGCTCATCACTGAACTGAACGAAAAGGCCACTTTTGGCGGAATTGATGTGACAGTTACGGATGCTTATTATGATGGAGCAATGATTGGCGTTACTTTTGACATAAAGGGTGAGATAAAAGGTGACGAGGACGAAATTTACGCCTTCTATGAAATCTTCGACCGTGATTCAAACATCGAAGAAACGATGGAATTGGTGAAATTGGTGCCGGATGAAGATGGTTACAAAGGGCATGTCCAGTTAAGCTATCCGAGAGCGGAATTGCCAGCGGAAACCGCTTTGCCATTCAACATCATTGGTATCGGGGAAATCAGTGACAGCTGGAAGGATGAACAGGGTAAATGGAACTTTGACGTCCCGATCAGCCAGCTGCCGTTTGAAACAATTTCGCTTGACCAGGCAACTGAACTTGGTCAGCATAAAATCGCATTCGAAAAGCTAATTAAAGGTACATCATCGACGGCAATCGAGTATACACTGAGCTACCCGGAAGGCAGTCAGAGAGTAAGGTTTGATCTTTCTGATGGCAATGGGGAACAACTCATTGGCGGTACCTCGGATGCAAAGCTGGAAAAGAAAATCGAAAATGGGACAGTGACGGAGAAAAGGCGGATCACCATTCCGTTTATGCCGAGTTCTGAATTTATAGAAGTACGTCCAGAATTGGATTCAGGAGA
- a CDS encoding DUF2243 domain-containing protein gives MNPKMKKKYLAIGSFTLGFGFMGSMDGVIFHQLLQWHSVVMETSRPGQIFSDGVFHFGVTVALVIGGVLLWLAGRPSEISRGVSRLVGGFLSGAGIFNLVEGVVNHHLLQIHRVKPGDPNALMYDLGFLTIGLVLVIIGEVMRRKRSTSGTHAEMQ, from the coding sequence ATGAATCCAAAAATGAAAAAGAAGTACCTGGCCATAGGCAGTTTCACTCTTGGTTTTGGGTTTATGGGATCGATGGATGGCGTTATTTTTCATCAATTGCTCCAGTGGCATAGCGTCGTCATGGAGACTAGCAGACCGGGACAGATTTTCAGTGACGGGGTCTTCCATTTTGGCGTGACTGTGGCTCTCGTGATTGGAGGGGTTCTGCTATGGTTGGCAGGACGGCCATCTGAAATATCGAGAGGTGTCAGCCGACTAGTTGGCGGATTTTTATCCGGGGCTGGAATTTTTAATTTAGTGGAGGGTGTGGTGAATCACCATCTGTTGCAAATTCATCGGGTGAAACCAGGGGACCCCAATGCCTTGATGTACGATCTTGGCTTTCTGACAATCGGCCTCGTGCTGGTCATCATTGGCGAGGTAATGAGGAGAAAGCGGTCAACCTCTGGAACCCATGCAGAGATGCAATAG
- a CDS encoding alpha/beta hydrolase yields the protein MGFFSRKPDFQIPADGIDRVVTITIGGIQQTILIQTYSPRNPVLLFLHGGPSMPLPGVSSRGKNYTVATNTKELVKHFTVVFWDQRGTGKSYHKDIPPTTMTFEQLVSDAAELTDFLRETFNQEKIFLAAHSFGTLIGMYLLKKHSEKFHSYVGLSQIISWTENDRAALTWVKEEAKRRGDYKALNELEAVGEPPFVEGYKQWGILRKWQMKYSTMVYNDHQVKHPGLMKVSLGMFNSSTYGVADVFHSFYSGFKLIYSDEFIRNIPNINVQRDVPSVDVPVTFIHGSKDVHVHSYFAEDYLNTLKTPHEKKFIWMEKSAHLFHPDDTVLIEQHLINELSHIKDEVINL from the coding sequence ATGGGCTTTTTCTCTCGTAAGCCTGATTTCCAAATTCCCGCAGACGGAATTGATAGAGTTGTAACAATCACAATCGGCGGAATCCAACAGACCATTCTCATCCAGACCTACTCTCCAAGGAACCCGGTGCTGCTGTTTTTGCACGGCGGTCCATCCATGCCCCTGCCTGGTGTCTCTTCCAGAGGAAAAAACTATACTGTCGCCACCAACACAAAAGAGCTGGTCAAGCACTTTACCGTTGTATTTTGGGACCAGCGCGGCACAGGCAAGTCCTATCACAAAGATATTCCACCCACAACCATGACCTTTGAACAGCTTGTATCCGATGCAGCTGAGCTGACGGACTTTTTAAGAGAAACGTTCAATCAGGAAAAGATCTTTCTGGCCGCTCACTCATTCGGTACCTTGATCGGCATGTACCTGCTGAAAAAGCACTCTGAAAAATTCCATTCCTATGTCGGCCTATCTCAGATCATCAGCTGGACGGAAAATGACCGTGCAGCCCTCACCTGGGTTAAAGAGGAAGCGAAGAGGCGAGGAGATTATAAAGCATTGAATGAACTGGAGGCAGTTGGTGAACCGCCGTTTGTCGAAGGTTATAAACAATGGGGGATTTTAAGAAAATGGCAGATGAAATACAGCACGATGGTGTATAACGACCACCAGGTCAAGCATCCCGGCCTAATGAAGGTGTCCTTGGGAATGTTCAACTCAAGTACATATGGAGTAGCAGATGTTTTCCACTCCTTTTACAGCGGGTTCAAGCTTATCTATTCTGACGAATTCATCCGAAATATACCAAACATCAATGTTCAAAGAGATGTTCCATCAGTTGATGTCCCTGTCACCTTCATTCATGGCAGTAAGGATGTCCATGTCCATTCCTATTTTGCAGAGGATTATCTCAACACATTGAAAACGCCTCATGAGAAAAAATTCATTTGGATGGAGAAATCTGCACATCTTTTTCATCCGGATGATACAGTCTTGATCGAACAGCATCTGATTAATGAATTAAGTCATATTAAAGATGAGGTTATCAATCTATGA
- a CDS encoding peroxiredoxin family protein, which produces MEKKKVVVMALHDELESAYPPLNVAVGAASSGADVILAFSRRGVNILDKRYVSVPSEDLEYLSNALNDFGVASVHDLLGIAVEMGAQLYVVDMDVNNHFEFIHPAEQVPIKWLLNEAASADLFMHF; this is translated from the coding sequence ATGGAAAAGAAAAAAGTAGTGGTGATGGCTTTGCATGATGAATTGGAGTCTGCGTACCCACCATTAAATGTGGCCGTAGGTGCCGCGTCATCTGGTGCAGATGTCATCCTGGCATTTTCCCGCAGAGGAGTCAACATTCTTGATAAACGCTATGTATCCGTTCCGTCCGAGGACCTTGAATACTTATCAAATGCGTTGAATGACTTCGGAGTAGCTTCTGTTCATGACTTGCTGGGAATCGCCGTCGAAATGGGAGCCCAATTATATGTGGTCGATATGGATGTGAACAATCACTTTGAATTTATCCATCCCGCAGAACAAGTACCAATCAAATGGCTGCTGAACGAAGCAGCATCTGCCGACTTATTTATGCATTTTTAA
- a CDS encoding alpha/beta fold hydrolase, with the protein MKTIYKSLDGKEQILNQYEEYLTQFDSLISRDYVQTRFGRTHVLVMGKEDRKPLFIFQGGNCINPVTLSWFKGLLEEYTVYAPDTIGHPGYSDETRISASDKSFAQWTADLMDHYKIEKCAFIGPSYGGGIILRIAAFMPERIQCAILVNPAGISLGSKMKMIKEILVPMISYKINGSSRSLRKITDVMSSKSMKQLDESIIGNIFKHTTLEQDMPKLTTVEELRGYSAPTLAITGTEDVFFPGNKISQKAEGILGDRLELIKYQMGHFPSVAHLEKIEHDIKIFLKKHY; encoded by the coding sequence ATGAAAACCATTTATAAAAGTCTGGATGGAAAAGAGCAAATTCTTAATCAGTATGAAGAGTATCTCACTCAGTTTGATTCCCTGATCTCGAGGGATTATGTCCAAACAAGATTCGGCCGCACACACGTCCTGGTAATGGGGAAGGAAGACAGGAAGCCCCTGTTTATTTTCCAGGGTGGCAATTGCATCAATCCTGTCACCCTTTCCTGGTTCAAAGGCTTGCTGGAGGAGTATACGGTCTATGCACCTGATACGATTGGACATCCTGGGTACAGTGACGAGACGCGAATTTCCGCTTCTGACAAAAGCTTTGCACAATGGACAGCCGACTTGATGGACCATTACAAAATTGAAAAATGCGCCTTCATCGGCCCTTCGTATGGTGGAGGCATCATCCTTAGGATTGCTGCATTTATGCCAGAAAGGATACAGTGCGCTATCCTTGTCAATCCTGCTGGTATCAGCCTAGGCTCAAAGATGAAAATGATCAAGGAAATCCTTGTTCCGATGATTTCTTATAAAATAAACGGATCTTCCAGAAGCCTGCGGAAAATCACTGATGTGATGTCCTCCAAAAGCATGAAGCAGCTGGATGAAAGTATCATTGGCAATATATTTAAACACACAACCCTGGAACAAGACATGCCCAAGCTGACGACTGTCGAAGAATTAAGAGGCTATAGTGCACCTACTCTTGCCATAACGGGAACAGAGGACGTATTTTTCCCAGGAAACAAAATTTCCCAAAAAGCAGAAGGAATTTTAGGTGACCGGCTGGAATTGATAAAGTACCAGATGGGACATTTTCCATCTGTTGCCCATCTTGAAAAAATCGAACACGATATCAAGATTTTTTTGAAAAAACATTACTAG
- a CDS encoding neutral zinc metallopeptidase: protein MQWKGRRASSNVEDRRGMGGGGMLMGGGLGGIILLVIMTFLGGGDMGDVVDNMTSGGNQSPAPYEQSAEEEELAQFVSVVLADTEEVWSEVFAEEGMEYREPTLVLYSGSVQSACGMAGSQVGPFYCPGDQKLYIDLSFYNELQTKFKAPGDFAMAYVVAHEVGHHVQTLLGTTDKLNSLRGRLDQTEFNKYQVRFELQADYLAGVWAHHAQGMGVVEEGDLEEALNAASAVGDDTIQKRSQGYVVPESFTHGTSEQRKSWFYKGYKAGNLKEGDTFNTREF, encoded by the coding sequence ATGCAATGGAAAGGCAGAAGAGCGAGCAGCAATGTGGAGGATAGGAGAGGAATGGGCGGCGGAGGCATGCTCATGGGCGGAGGCCTTGGCGGAATTATCCTGTTAGTAATCATGACATTCCTTGGCGGAGGCGATATGGGGGATGTCGTCGATAATATGACAAGCGGTGGAAACCAGTCTCCTGCACCTTATGAGCAATCAGCCGAGGAAGAGGAGCTTGCCCAATTCGTTTCAGTCGTCCTTGCAGATACAGAGGAAGTATGGTCCGAGGTATTTGCCGAAGAAGGGATGGAATATCGAGAGCCTACACTTGTTTTATACTCAGGAAGTGTCCAGTCTGCCTGTGGGATGGCTGGATCGCAGGTAGGACCGTTTTATTGTCCGGGTGATCAAAAGCTCTATATTGACCTTAGTTTTTATAATGAACTTCAAACAAAATTCAAGGCGCCTGGTGACTTTGCGATGGCTTATGTTGTCGCGCATGAAGTAGGACACCATGTGCAGACATTATTGGGAACTACTGATAAACTGAATTCGCTCCGCGGCCGTTTGGACCAGACAGAATTCAATAAATATCAAGTCCGTTTTGAACTTCAGGCTGATTATTTAGCAGGCGTATGGGCTCACCATGCACAGGGAATGGGAGTAGTCGAAGAAGGAGACCTGGAGGAAGCGTTAAATGCAGCAAGTGCGGTTGGAGACGATACGATCCAGAAGCGATCCCAGGGCTATGTCGTTCCGGAAAGCTTCACGCACGGTACATCGGAGCAAAGGAAAAGCTGGTTCTATAAAGGCTATAAAGCTGGCAACCTTAAAGAAGGCGATACGTTTAACACAAGAGAATTTTAG
- a CDS encoding FAD-binding oxidoreductase has translation MKTYIVIGAGILGASTAYHLAKEGRNVTIIDRGEPGQATDAAAGIICPWLTQRRNKAWYFLAKNGAAFYPSLIKQLEEDGEKETGYQRVGAISLHCDQEKLAKMEERATVRREDAPEIGEVRQLDQQETNELFPLLSEEYASVHVTGGARVNGRLLRDALLNAAQRHGASIVKGNAQLESSGEKVTGVKVGDTRYEGDSIILTAGAWAPELLEPLGIKLSISPQKAQIIHLMLENTETGCWPVVMPPNNQYILAFDGGRLVIGATHEDDHGFDRRPTLGGMHEIIDKGLTVAPGLADATYLETKVGFRPVAPNFLPIIGTIPGYENLFLANGLGASGLTVGPYLGAQLAKLAAGEDLELDPEQYDVSGAITDNIS, from the coding sequence ATGAAAACATATATCGTCATCGGGGCAGGAATATTAGGCGCTTCCACTGCCTATCACTTAGCGAAGGAAGGCAGGAATGTCACAATCATTGACCGAGGGGAACCTGGACAAGCGACGGATGCAGCAGCTGGTATCATTTGTCCCTGGCTGACCCAGCGAAGAAATAAGGCCTGGTATTTCCTCGCAAAGAATGGGGCGGCCTTTTACCCGTCACTGATTAAACAGCTTGAAGAGGACGGGGAGAAGGAAACAGGTTATCAGCGTGTAGGCGCAATCAGCCTTCATTGCGATCAGGAGAAACTTGCGAAAATGGAAGAAAGAGCGACTGTAAGACGAGAAGACGCACCAGAAATCGGAGAGGTCAGGCAGCTGGATCAGCAAGAAACGAATGAGCTTTTTCCGCTACTGTCGGAAGAGTATGCTTCTGTGCATGTAACTGGTGGGGCACGCGTAAACGGACGCTTGTTGCGGGATGCTCTCCTGAATGCTGCGCAAAGACATGGCGCTTCCATCGTAAAAGGAAATGCCCAATTAGAATCCTCTGGAGAAAAAGTGACGGGTGTTAAAGTCGGAGACACAAGATATGAAGGTGACAGCATCATCCTGACTGCAGGGGCATGGGCACCTGAGCTGCTGGAACCTCTTGGTATCAAGTTGAGCATCTCTCCTCAAAAAGCTCAAATTATCCATCTGATGCTGGAGAATACAGAGACTGGCTGCTGGCCTGTAGTCATGCCTCCGAATAACCAGTACATTCTTGCGTTCGATGGAGGCAGGCTGGTCATTGGCGCAACGCATGAAGACGATCATGGATTTGACCGCCGCCCGACTCTTGGCGGTATGCATGAAATCATTGATAAAGGGTTGACGGTCGCACCCGGTCTGGCAGATGCAACCTATCTCGAAACAAAAGTGGGTTTCCGTCCAGTCGCACCGAATTTCCTTCCAATCATAGGGACTATCCCTGGCTATGAAAATCTATTCCTGGCAAATGGACTGGGAGCATCAGGTTTGACCGTCGGACCCTATCTGGGTGCCCAGCTAGCGAAACTGGCAGCAGGTGAAGACCTCGAACTAGACCCCGAGCAATACGATGTCTCAGGAGCTATCACTGATAATATTTCCTAG
- a CDS encoding cupin domain-containing protein yields the protein MFAQGTGDIPNNPTLPVIVYQGVFDDNLSMEEQFEQHNWTGTWTGDIYDYHHYHTNTHEVLGVKSGSATVQIGGDSGERLELKAGDVIVLPAGTGHKKVDSSQDFTVVGAYPNGRTPDLKKKDPGTRAQALSQIKNVPVPETDPVYGETGPLLHKWVK from the coding sequence ATTTTTGCACAGGGCACAGGTGATATCCCGAACAATCCGACATTGCCGGTCATCGTCTATCAGGGTGTTTTTGATGATAACTTGAGCATGGAGGAACAATTCGAGCAGCATAATTGGACAGGCACCTGGACGGGTGACATCTACGATTATCATCACTATCATACCAATACCCATGAAGTGCTTGGCGTAAAATCAGGCAGCGCTACCGTGCAAATCGGCGGTGACAGCGGAGAACGTCTCGAGCTTAAAGCGGGTGATGTCATCGTGCTGCCGGCAGGTACCGGGCACAAGAAAGTCGACAGCAGCCAGGACTTTACTGTCGTAGGCGCCTATCCAAACGGACGGACTCCTGATTTGAAAAAAAAAGACCCAGGCACAAGGGCACAGGCACTATCCCAGATCAAGAACGTGCCAGTACCAGAGACAGACCCGGTATATGGTGAAACGGGGCCCCTGCTTCATAAATGGGTGAAATAA
- a CDS encoding GGDEF domain-containing protein, whose translation MLKARLYDFTLFFTAVAVAFGLGAFTIDKNTFLIALMIYWLFSTLYNHLRIRAQSGAMKFDYGISYSLSFGVFAGPLGLFIFEAIYRFTVYFSRISSKTADESELSDTFYNIGAHVLIYSIGYYLFHLAYPLFEGIPFGFWILMCILALMTTLISYTFLSTAFYILGEIKSLQQAIKFYKDSNNWLDLGKTAFTNGLLLLLLEEQRWEMVVGLFILNYLVSRSFQSKSQSIKNKIERDKFEQMAYTDFLTGIPNRAFMDKKMSELNQTGEKVGIVVADIDKFKLINDSYNHAVGDRVIQHFASTLKNYLSENDYVFRSGGEEFTLILRNRTHSQTIELVERIRHGVESSSVEVEYQSSRHDVSITSSFGLYYFKVNQYTSMEKGYIYADQLLLQSKELGKNKVTFKDELTQQTPVNAM comes from the coding sequence ATGCTAAAAGCTAGGTTATATGATTTTACATTATTCTTCACTGCTGTTGCCGTGGCTTTTGGACTAGGTGCGTTCACTATAGACAAGAATACTTTTTTGATTGCGTTAATGATTTACTGGTTATTTTCAACCCTTTATAACCATTTAAGGATTCGTGCGCAAAGCGGAGCGATGAAATTCGACTACGGAATCAGCTACAGTCTGTCTTTCGGGGTTTTTGCGGGTCCGCTCGGTCTTTTCATTTTTGAAGCAATCTATCGTTTCACAGTCTATTTTTCAAGAATAAGTTCGAAAACTGCCGATGAAAGTGAGCTTTCCGATACATTCTACAATATAGGCGCCCATGTGTTAATTTACTCGATTGGCTATTACCTGTTTCATTTGGCATACCCGTTATTTGAGGGGATTCCTTTTGGATTCTGGATATTGATGTGCATCCTTGCTTTGATGACGACATTGATTTCCTATACTTTTTTATCAACGGCCTTTTATATTTTGGGAGAAATCAAAAGCTTACAGCAGGCAATCAAATTTTACAAAGACAGCAATAACTGGCTGGACCTTGGGAAAACAGCGTTCACGAATGGCTTGCTTCTGCTATTGCTTGAGGAGCAGCGCTGGGAAATGGTCGTTGGATTATTCATCCTGAACTATCTCGTCAGCCGTTCCTTCCAGTCAAAATCACAAAGCATCAAGAATAAAATCGAGCGTGACAAGTTCGAGCAAATGGCTTATACAGACTTTCTCACAGGTATTCCAAACCGTGCTTTTATGGATAAAAAAATGTCCGAGTTAAACCAGACAGGTGAAAAAGTAGGGATTGTTGTCGCAGACATTGATAAATTCAAGCTGATCAATGACTCCTATAACCATGCGGTTGGTGACCGGGTCATCCAGCATTTTGCCAGCACACTTAAAAACTATTTATCCGAGAACGATTACGTCTTTCGCAGCGGCGGGGAAGAATTTACCTTGATTCTAAGGAACAGAACCCATAGCCAAACAATCGAACTCGTGGAAAGAATCCGTCATGGAGTCGAATCAAGCTCAGTTGAGGTCGAATATCAATCAAGCAGACATGATGTCAGCATTACCTCTTCCTTTGGGCTCTATTACTTCAAAGTGAACCAATATACATCCATGGAGAAAGGCTATATATACGCCGACCAGCTACTGCTCCAATCAAAGGAGCTCGGCAAAAACAAAGTCACCTTCAAGGATGAACTAACCCAGCAAACACCGGTAAATGCCATGTAA
- a CDS encoding sigma-70 family RNA polymerase sigma factor has product MKEAKLVKKAVKGNARAFEELLIIHSERLYRTAFLYAGNREDALDIVQETSCKAFLAIGQLKNEPYFLTWLTRILIHCAYDVLKKRKKETPVEKLLDLSSSSEQKVAENLDLMEAVTQLKDQHRTAIILFYYQDLAIGEIARMMDKPENTIKTYLQRGRKELKARLGGESYGKENIS; this is encoded by the coding sequence ATGAAAGAAGCAAAGCTTGTGAAAAAGGCAGTGAAGGGGAATGCAAGAGCATTCGAAGAGCTGCTGATCATACATAGTGAACGATTATATCGGACCGCATTTTTATATGCCGGAAACAGGGAGGACGCGCTTGATATTGTCCAGGAAACCTCTTGCAAAGCATTCCTGGCGATTGGGCAGCTGAAGAATGAACCATACTTTTTAACCTGGCTGACAAGGATCCTGATCCATTGTGCGTACGATGTCTTGAAAAAAAGGAAAAAGGAAACACCTGTTGAGAAACTTCTCGACCTGTCCTCAAGCAGTGAACAGAAGGTCGCAGAGAACCTTGATTTAATGGAGGCGGTCACTCAATTAAAAGATCAGCACCGGACGGCAATTATCCTGTTTTATTATCAAGACCTGGCAATAGGTGAGATTGCCAGAATGATGGACAAACCGGAAAATACGATAAAAACCTATCTGCAGCGAGGGCGGAAGGAATTGAAAGCTAGATTGGGAGGCGAGAGTTATGGAAAAGAAAATATTTCTTGA
- a CDS encoding DsrE/DsrF/DrsH-like family protein, with translation MANKKFVYFVSLSSNVPYVLKKALRNAEEEDEVSIFFDLDGARVLDKRYMKIMERTHNMDLQQLMQQALDKGIKFFGCQMNVLIADGLELVDGAQLSGVATFLETAYQADAVLSY, from the coding sequence ATGGCAAATAAGAAATTTGTTTACTTCGTTTCATTGAGTTCCAATGTCCCCTATGTTCTGAAAAAAGCGCTCAGAAACGCTGAGGAAGAGGACGAAGTATCGATTTTCTTTGATTTAGATGGAGCCCGTGTCCTGGATAAACGATATATGAAAATCATGGAGAGAACACACAATATGGATTTGCAACAACTAATGCAGCAGGCATTGGATAAGGGGATTAAATTTTTCGGCTGCCAGATGAATGTGCTGATCGCTGATGGACTTGAGCTGGTTGACGGTGCGCAACTATCAGGGGTCGCAACTTTTCTGGAAACAGCCTACCAGGCAGATGCAGTGCTAAGTTACTAA
- a CDS encoding GDSL-type esterase/lipase family protein: MELIYGAFFVLLLIAAATTALYFQRKGRINQLPPNNPGAFLEKGLRQEGKKLVAVIGGDAVHGNISYNFVDDAARRRSCKDYQFINAGVNGSTAYDVLQRLDDVIACQPEFIVILVGLNDAAAKIAPDLAKRNVKLAVQMEKPSLLVYEKNLAMIVSRLKAETSAKIGLLSLPVVGENLFSKANKEIDQYNEVIKKTAEMTNVSYLPFNEKLKAYLKGKGHTRGRSLKNGTKLYEKAIIEHFVYGYSLDRISARNGYLLLTDGVHLNSTAGMMAAHQIELFLKKNELKAIQ, from the coding sequence ATGGAACTGATCTATGGCGCGTTTTTCGTCCTTTTATTGATAGCTGCTGCAACAACGGCACTCTATTTTCAGCGGAAAGGCCGGATTAACCAGCTGCCTCCCAACAATCCGGGCGCTTTTCTGGAAAAAGGGCTTCGCCAGGAAGGAAAAAAGCTTGTCGCTGTCATTGGCGGTGACGCGGTGCATGGCAACATCAGCTATAATTTTGTCGATGACGCAGCCAGGAGGCGCAGCTGCAAGGATTATCAGTTCATCAATGCGGGAGTCAACGGAAGTACAGCTTATGATGTTCTGCAGCGTTTGGACGATGTGATCGCCTGCCAGCCAGAATTCATCGTCATTCTAGTCGGATTGAATGATGCTGCAGCCAAAATAGCCCCCGATCTTGCAAAGAGGAACGTGAAGCTGGCTGTGCAAATGGAAAAACCGTCATTGTTGGTATATGAAAAGAACTTAGCAATGATTGTCTCAAGGCTGAAGGCAGAAACCTCCGCAAAAATCGGCCTGTTATCGCTCCCGGTTGTCGGCGAGAACCTCTTTTCAAAAGCGAATAAGGAAATTGACCAGTACAATGAGGTCATCAAAAAGACAGCAGAGATGACCAATGTTTCTTACCTTCCATTTAACGAAAAACTGAAGGCTTATCTAAAGGGAAAAGGGCATACGAGAGGGCGGTCGCTGAAGAACGGGACAAAGCTTTATGAAAAAGCGATCATCGAGCATTTCGTATACGGCTACAGCCTTGACAGGATTTCTGCCAGGAATGGATATTTGCTGCTGACGGACGGGGTACATTTGAACAGTACGGCGGGGATGATGGCGGCACATCAAATCGAATTATTCCTGAAAAAGAATGAATTGAAGGCAATCCAATAA